GTTCTTTGGCTTCAGCGGCAACTTCGTTCTTGATTTCGCCGGCAATGGCGACTCCATCTAACAGCTTGGCCACGTCTTTTTTGTCTCCATAACAATCGTACCGGGAACCGGGGTTGCCTGTTGTGCGTAAGAAAATGTCACAAAAGGGTTACAACTGGTTACTTCAAATGCTGCAACTCGATGGCCACAAAAGCGTCTAATCAAACAGGTGGTAGGAAGATCACGAAAGGAGCGGAGAGGCAGATGGCACAGGAGATAGAAAAGGGCATCGAGAAGTTCACTGAACAGGACCTCGCAGGCCTGCGGAACGACCTGTTGCAATCAGGGCTGGATAGCTGGCAGGCAGGGGAGCTGATTTCCAACTTCCTAATGGGTCGCGGCTATGGCGTATCGAATCAGGCGGCAAGGAATGCTGCCACACGCATTGAGTCCGCTTCCTGTTCGTTGGAGACCATGCAGCGCGAGTTGGAGCGCGTTGCTCTGGTGATGTAGTTCAAGATTGATGTTATGAAGTAAAAGCCCGCGACTTCGCGGGCTTTTCTTCGTTTTGAGAACAGATCTTTTTTATTCGTACTTCAGCGTGGTAACCGGGTCGAGTTCCGCGGCGCGACGCGCAGGTAACGTGCCGAAGATTACGCCAACGATGACCGATGTCAGCAGCGCAACCACGGCCGACATCCAGGAATGAGGGACCTTGACGGGTGTCAGGAAGGTGACAGTGAATGGAATTGCCAGGCCGATGACGGTGCCGACGACGCCGCCAGAGAGTGAGAGAAAGATACTCTCGGTGAGGAACTGCATCAGTATCTCGCGCCTGGTGGCGCCCAGGGCTTTTCGAATACCGATCTCCCGGATACGCGCCTGCACATTGGCCAGCATGGAGTTCATGATGCCCACACCACTCACGATGAGTGTGATGGCAGCAGCTAATGTGAGTACAATCGTCAGCATCGTGGCGATCTGAGCCATTACGTGTAGCACCTGCGTCAGGGTAAAGGCGGTATAGACGCTGGTGGGACGATGGCGCGACTTGATGATCTCAAGAATGCGCTTGGCGGCCGGCTCAACCTGGGAGCTGTTGGCTACGGTGAAGAAGATCTGCTTTACGCTGTCTGTGCCCTGGAAGTAGCGGGCGACTTGATAGGGGATCAGGATGGTCTGATCGCTGATCTCTGACTGACCGAATGTTTCGACACTTTCTTCAAAGACGCCGACGATCAGGAAGGGAATTCCGCTGACGGTCAGTGTGTTGCCGATGGCGCCTTCCGAGCCGCCGAAGAGAGAGCGCGCCAGAGACTTGACGATGACGGCCACCTTGGCGTGCGAGATGGCATCCTGATCGTCAAAGAAGCGGCCGCTCAGCACCTTCAGGTTGCGGACCTGTTTATATTGCGGCGAGACACCCAGAAGCATGGCGTCTTTGGTGAGGCCGCTTCCCATGCTGATGCGGTCATGGAACTCCAGCATCGGCGAGGAGGCGATGATGCCGGGCACGGCGGACTTAACCGCCTCCATATCGGCATTGGTCATAAAATCAGGGGTCGAGGTATTGTCAGGCCCGGCGACGCTGCCACCGTTGAACTGCATCTCGATCATGTTGGGGCCGATCGAGGAGATCAGGTTCAGGGCGTAGTCCTTGCCGGTAAGGCCCAGGGTGACGACCAGGATGATGGAGGCGGACCCGATCACCATGCCCAGCATAGTGAGCAGAAAGCGGGCTTTGCTGGCCTTAAAGCTATCAATGGCGAGGTTTATGGTCTCCGAGAACATCAAGGAGGTCTTGGCAGACTTCAGGGTGCTCTCAAAGGTCCTCGCCCGTTGCGCCGGGCGCGCCGGAGATGAAGCTACGGTGGCCATATCCTCTTCTCATTAGAGCACTTCTACCTGAAAAAGGAGCACGAAAAACGGGCGAAAATCGCACCCGGAGGGGTGGGCTTGGTATGCTAACCCTCAGCGCACCTGCCTCAAGCGGAGGGATGTGTGAGTGGTTGAAACAGGCGGTCTTGAAAACCGCTTTGGGCGAAAGTCCAACGGGGGTTCGAATCCCTCTCCCTCCGCCATAAGAAGCTTAAGTGCGTCCTGAGTTGCCCCGGGATTTTCGGGATTCTGCTCAGAAACCACCTTTCCGGCGCCCGCTTTGCTTTACACGACCAACAATCTAAGGATCAAGTCGACCCGAGTTGTTCTGCCTCCGGTCTTTCTGGAAGAAGAGATGCCCGTCACCGAGCGGGCCTCAGCTACCGTTTTTGACGCGCGTCGCCAGGTCGTCGAGGTTCTCGACGGCATCGACGATCGTCTTGTCGTGGTGGTCGGCCCCTGCTCGATTCACGACCCCGATGCCGCCCGTGAGTATGCCGGGCTGCTGCGCGAGGCGATTACGGAGCTCTCGGACGAGCTGATGATCGTGATGCGGCTCTACTTCGAGAAGCCGCGGACCACGGTCGGCTGGAAGGGTCTGATCAATGACCCGTATCTCGATGAGTCATTCCGCATCAATGACGGGCTTCGCATCGCTCGCCGCCTGCTGCTCGATCTGGCGGAGATGGGCGTGCCGGCAGGCACGGAGTTCCTGGATATGATCTCGCCGCAGTACGTGGCGGATCTTGTCAGCTGGGGCGCGATCGGAGCGCGTACGACGGAGAGCCAGGTGCATCGCCAGCTTGCCTCCGGACTCTCCTGCCCGGTTGGCTTCAAGAACGGCACCTCGGGCAATGTGCAGATCGCGATCGATGCGATTCTTTCGGCGAACCATCCACATACGTTCCTGGGAACCTCGGACACGGGCCAATCGGCGATTCTGCTGACATCGGGCAATCCGGACTGCCACATCATCCTGCGCGGCGGCCGGCAGACGACGAACTTCGATGCGGCCTCGGTTGCTTCTACGGCGGAGCAGATGGAAAAGGCCTGGGTCAAGCCGCGCATCATGATCGACTGCAGCCATGCGAACAGCGGTAAGGATCATCGCAAGCAGGGCGCTGTCTGCCGCGATGTTGCCGGGCAGATTGCAGCGGGCGACAGCCGCATCATGGGTGTGATGATCGAGAGCAATCTCGTCGCCGGGACGCAGCCGCTGGTGAATGGCAAGGCGCAGGTCTACGGGCAGAGCATCACGGACGCGTGTATCGACTGGGCCGAGACGCAGGTTCTGCTGCGTGATCTAGCGGTCGCTGTGCGTGAGCGCAGAGTGAAGAAGGGCGCGGCTCAGGCGGTAGCGGCTGCTGAGTAGGTTGCGAGCCCACTGGCTTGGGCTTCAGATCGTATCGTCAATTGACCGTGAAACTGGGTGACTCATCCATTGCATATCGGGGTCCCCGGCGAACTTGTTCGCTGGGGTGACTAGCAATGGGTGAGATATTTGAGCGTAGCCGAACCCGCTTGATCATTGCTCTATAGAGCGGGCCTTCAGCCCTGGTTATTCATATTTCGGCCAAGACCTGGGGCGTTGCCCCAGGCTGATATAGGACGCGCCTTCAGCGCTATAAACGGGGACTTCGTTGGTTGAAAGAGCAGGCTTCCCGTCCGCATAGGTCTCTTTGCCTAGCTTGGTCCTGTGAATGAAGTGAAAGAATACCTCCATCTCATTTCGGAGGCATTCGAACCCGTGACCAAGAACCTTATGCGCGTCGCACTGGCACTCCTGCTGGCTGCACCCTTCACCGCTCACGCCCAGAACAAGGCGGTCGACTTCAATCCGAAGATGCCATTCTCTGATGGCTACATCGCAGGGAACACGCTGTATGTCGCCGGGCAGCAGGGACCGGATGATCATGGCAAGGTAACCGGCACCACCATTGAGTTCCAGACGGAACGCACGATCGCTGCCATCCAGCGCGTTGTCGAGAAGGCCGGTTTCAAGATGACCGACCTGGTCAGTGTGACGGTATATGTGACCGACCTCAACGATGTGCCCAAGATGAACGAGGTCTATAAGCGCCTGATGCCCAACCCCAAGCCCGCTCGCGCGACGGTAAAGGTTGCCGGGCTGATCGGCGATGCCAAGATTGAGATCTCGGCGATTGCTGTGAAGCAGTAGACGAAATCGAGTTAAAAACGAACGGCAGCCCATCACGTGACGTGTGGGCTGCCGAAGTTATTGGGGTTACTTCCAGCCGCCGCCGAGTGCGGCGTAGAGCTGTACCAGCGTGAGTGCTTCGTTCTGCTGTGCGGTTACAAGATTGAGTTGAGCGTTGTAGAGATTGGTGTCGTTGGTTAGTACTTCCAGGTAGGCTGTGGAGCCGCCCTGGTAGCGCATGCGCGCGAGGCGGACGGCGTCTTCGGCCGAGGCTACCAGCTTCTGCTGCTGTTCGCGTGTAGCCTTCGTCTTGTTCATCGCGATGAGGGCGTTGGAGACGTCGCGCAGGGCTCCGGCGATGGTCTGCTGGTAGCTGATGACGAGCTCTTTCTGCTGCTCTTGCGAGAGCTGCAGTTGGCCGCGCAGTTTGCCACCCATGAAGAGCGGTTGTGAGAGTTGGCCGATGCCGTAGATGGTGCGGCTGTCGGTGCTGAAGATGTTGCTCAGGCTGTCGCCGCCCACACCGGCGGAGCCGGTGATGGTGAGCGTTGGGAAGAACTGCGCGCGAGCGATGCCGATCTGTGCGTTGGCTGCGATCAACTGTGTCTCAGCCTCCTGGATGTCCGGACGGCGCTCGAGGAGTTGCGAGGGCATGCCCACGGGAACGTCCTGCGGCGGCGGAGCCAGTATGTTGTCCGCGTGGCGGGCGACGGGACCGGGGTTGCGGCCCAGGAGAATGCTCAACGAGTTCTCCTGTTGCGCAATCTGTTGTTCGAGCTGCGGGATCTGTGCCGTTGCAGTGTAAAGAAGCTGTTCGGCCTGGCGCTGGTCAGAGAGCGGAGCAGAACCGGCATTGGTCAGCGTCGAGGTGAGCTTTAACGACTCTTCGCGCGCCTTGACGGTCTGCCTCGTGATCTCGAGCTCGTGGTCAAGAGCTCGCAACTGCAGATACGAGGTGGTGATCTGTTGCACGAGGGTGACGCGCACAGCACGCTCTGCCCAGACCTGATTCAGCAACTTCGCACGCTGCACGTCGGTTTGTTTGCGGTAGAGTCCCCAGAAGTCCGGAACCCAGCTAATGCCGAGGTTCAGACCGCCAAAAGCCAGTGGGCTGGAGATGTTGCCGATCGACGATGGGATATCGGCGCCGATGCCGTTGCCGCCCGCGGTGATCTGCGGGAACTGTCCGGCGCGGGTGATCTTTACCTGTGCCTGCTGCTCCAGGATGCGTTGCGCGGCGATGCGGACGTCGAAGCTGTTGCCCATGGCTTCTTTGATCAGGGTCTGCAGCTCCGGCTCCTGGAAGACCTCGGGCCATGTCTTATCGCCCAGCGATGCCTGCGTGTTGGTGGCGACCTGCGACTCATCAGCTCCGCGGAATGCTTCCGGAGCCTGATAGGCAGGGCGCTTGTACTTTGGCCCGACGTTGCAGCCAGTCAGCAGTGTAAGTGCGATGGCGCCTGCGAGCAGGGGTGCGATTACCTTCTGACGAGTGGATCTCATGCGTGCTCTCCCTCGGCCGGAAGGCCAGGTGCAGCGGAGCCCTCGGTATCGTGCGGCTCTACCGGATGTGTGCTGTCCATGGTGGTGTCTTTTCGGCCCTTGATGAAGCGGAGCGAGAGATACTCCACGACACTGAAGGTGGTTGGAATCATCAGCACGCCGATAACGGTCGAGAGCAGCGTTCCGCCGATGACGACGGTGCCCAGAATGCGGCGCGATGCCGCGCCCGAGCCGGTCGCGATCCAGAGCGGAGCGCAACCGAAGACGAAGGCGAGTGCTGTCATCACGATGGGGCGGAAGCGCAGCCGGGCTGCATTCAATGCGGCTTCGGCGATGCTCTGTCCCTTCTCGTAGTTCGCCTTGGCGAACTCGACGATAAGGATGGCGTTCTTCGCAGAGAGACCGATCAACATGATCAGACCGATAGTCGCGAAGATGTCGTTCTCGAATGAACGCATATTCAGGGCAAGATAGGCGCCTAGAATTGCGACCGGTGTGCTGAGCAGCACGCTGAAGGGAAGCGTCCAGCTCTCATACAGCGCTGCAAGAATAAGGAAGACGAAGAGGATCGAGAGCGAGAAGACGGCCCACGACGGAACGCCCTGTTCGGCCTGACGCTCCTGGAAGGTCATGCCCTGGTAGTCGTAACCCATGCCTTCGGGCATCGATTCTTTGAAGGCTTCTTCCAATGCATGCCGTACCTGCGCGGAGCTGTAGCCAGGTTTGCCGGCTACGTTCAACTGTGCTGCTCCGTATTCGTTGAAGCGCAGAATGAACTCCGGTCCGGTAATCTGCTTGGTCTTCACCAGGGCAGATAGCGGTACCTGGCTGCCATTCACACTGCGGACGTAGAACTGGCTGATGTTCTGGATCCGCGTGCGCGATTCGCCTTCGGCTTCCACGTAGGTCTGCCATTGGCGGCCGAAGCGATTGAAGTAGTTCACCAGGTAGCCGCCCATGAAGGTCTGCATGGTGGAGTAGACATCGCCCAGATTGACCTGCTGCTGCAACACACGCTCGCGGTCGACGTCGACATAGAGCTGAGGCACCGCGGGCAGATACGACGGAATCACCGCGGCGATCTCAGGCCGCTTCTGCGCGGCTCCGAGGAAGGCGACGAGGTTTTTCGTCAGGAACATAGGATCGTCTTTGCCGGAGCGATCCTGCAGGATCATGGTGACGCCGCCCGATGTACCGATACCAGGAATGGCCGGCGGTGGGAAGGAGAAGGCGATGCCATCGCTCAGGCCGCCGATGGCCTTCTGGATGTTGGCCTGAATGCCGGCAACCTGCTCCTCCTTGCTCTTGCGCTCTTCCCACGGCTTCAGGGAGACGAAGAAGAAGGCGGTGTTGGTGCTTTGTGTCTGCGTCAGCAGGCTGAAGCCGTTGACGCCGATCACGCCCTTGATGCCGGGGATCTTCATCAGCGAGTCGGTGATCTGCTGCGCTGCGGCGTCCGTGCGTTGCAGCGAAGAAGCATCGGGCAACTGCAGGGCCATGTAGAGGTAGCCCTGGTCTTCTTCCGGAATGAAGCCGCCAGGCAGGCGAGCCCCGATCAGCATGGCTGCGCCCGCAACCACAACCAGCAGGACCATGGTGAAGGCTGACTTGTGCAGCATCAGGCTTGACGTGGAGACGTACTTCTCCGTGGTGCGTCCGAATAGGCGATTGAAGCCATCGAAGAAGCGGCGCAGCGGTCCACGTGCACCTTCCTTCTTCGGCTTGAGCAGCAGAGACGCAAGGGCGGGGCTGAGCGTCAGTGCGTTGAAGGCCGAGATCAGTACTGAGATCGCAATGGTGATAGCGAATTGTTGATACAGCCGGCCGGTGATACCGGGGATGGCTGCGGTGGGGATGAAGACGGCGGCAAGAATCAGAGCGATGGCGACGACCGGGCCGGAGACCTCTTCCATGGCGCGATAGGTCGCTTCCTTGGGAGAGAGGCCCTGGTCCATCAGGTGCTCGACGGCTTCCACAACGATGATGGCGTCGTCGACGACCAGACCGATCGCAAGCACCAGACCGAAGAGGGAGAGTGTGTTGATAGAAAAGCCGAGCAGCGGAAAGATGATGAAGGTACCGATCAGCGAGACAGGTACGGCCATCAGCGGGATGAGGGTTGCTCGCCATCCCTGCAGGAAGATGAAGGTCACGATGATGACCAGCACCAGGGCTTCTACCAGGGTTTCGGTGATCTCGTGGATGCCGGCGGTGACCGCCAGCGTGGTATCCAGCGGGACATCGTAGGTGAGTCCCTGCGGGAAGTTCTTCGACAGCTCATCCATGCGCTTGCGGACACCGGCGGCGACTTCGACCGCGTTCGATCCGGGAAGCTGATAGATGGCCATAACGCCTGAGGGCGCGTTGTTGTAGCGGGCAGTCAGGTTGTAGATCTGAGTGCCGAGCTCGATGCGGGCGACATCCTTCAGATGAAGGATCGACCCATCGGCATTGGCGCGGACAACGATGTTCCCGAACTCGTCTGCCGTGGTGAGACGGCCCTGCGAGCGTACGGTGTAGGTGAACTGCTGTCCGTTCGGAACAGGTTCTCCGCCGATCTGGCCGGCAGGATGCACGCTGTTCTGTGTCTGCAGTGCGTTGATGACCTCAGGGACGGTGACACCGAGTTTGGCCAACTGGTCCGGCTTCACCCATACGCGCATGGCGTATTGTCCGCCGAAGATCTGCACACGCGAGACACCTTTGACGCGCGCGATCTCATCCTGCAGGTTGATGATGCCGTAGTTGGTGAGGAACTGCGCGTCGTACTTATTCGTAGGAGAGTTGAGGCTGACCAGCATCAGCGGTGAGGTCAGCGCCTTCTGCACGGTGACGCCCGAGGTATTCACCTCACTGGGCAATTGCGACTGTGCCTGAGAGACGCGGAGCTGAGAGAGAATCTGGTCGGTGTCGGCGTTTGTCTTGACGTCGAAGTCAACGTATAGCGAGGTCTGCCCGTTGTTCGCGTTGACTGAGGACATGTAGATCATGTTGTCGACGCCGTTCATCTGCTGTTCGAGCGGCGTGGCAACGGCTTGTTGCAGTGTTTTGGCGTCGGCGCCGGGATAGGTGGCCTGCACCAGGATCTCGGGCGGAACAATGTTGGGATATTGCGATGTCGGCAGGGTGAACATTGACACCAGTCCGATCACCACGGTGATGATGGCGATTACGATAGCCACGATGGGCCGGCGGATGAAGAACTTTGACACGGTTACCTCCCGGCCGGCTGAATCGAAGCGGATGTTTGCAGTTCAGTGACGTGAGGAGCAACGGGTGCGCCCTCGCGGAGCTTCTGCAGGTTGTCGGTAATCACCTTCGCTCCTGCAGGAATGCCACTCTCGACCACCCAGTTGTTGCCGTACTGCGGTCCGAGTTTCACCGCCGCAGCGTGGACCTTGCCGTCGTCTCCAGCGAGATAGACCTGCTGGATGCCCTGAATCTCAGCGACTGCCGTTTGAGGAATCAGGATGGCGTTGTGCTGAATCTGCGTTTCGGCGTGCACGCGGCCAAACTGACCAGGGCGAAGCACATTGCCGGGGTTGGCGAAGGAAGCGGCGACGCGAATCGCGCCAGTCTGTGCGTTCATTTGGCGATCGACGAAGACGATGTGTCCCTTCTCGGTATAGGTCTCACCGTTGGAGAGCACTAGTGTCAGGGGAATCTTCGAGGTGCCATTCAGAAGGTCGCTGCTACCGTTGGCGCTGTGATGCGTAAGTGCCAGGTACTCGGCGTCGCTGATGGCGAAGTAGACCTTGATGGGATTGAGCTGTGAGACCGAGGTCAGCACTGAGGTGGGGCCTACCAGGTTGCCTACCTGCGTGGTGGCCTGTCCGGCAACACCGGAGATCAGCGAGCGCACCTGCGTCCATCCCAGGTTCAATTTGGCGGTTTCGACCGAGGCCTCCGCAGACTTTACGGAGGCTTGTGCCTGTGCCATCTGCTGCAGCTCGTTGTCGAGCTGGCTCTGCGCGATTGCCTTGGCCTCGGCTAGCGGCGTGTCACGTTTTACATTGATCTGGGAAAGTTGTAACTGCGCCTTGGCCTGTCCCAGGTTTCCTTCTGCCTGATCGAGTGAGGCCTGGAAGGGACGAGGGTCTATCTCGAAGAGGACCTGTCCCTGTGCCACCGGGGCGCCTTCGCGATAGTTCTGCTTGATTAGATATCCACTCACCTGGGGCTGGATCTGGGTATTCACATAGCCGTCCAGAGTGCCGACCCACTCGCCGGTAAGAGGAACGTCTGCGCCGCGGGCGATGATAGCCGAAACCGGCAGCGGGCCTATTGAGGTCTGGGGTGTTGCTTCGCTCTTTTTCGCACAGCCGGAGAGCAGTACCGCACCCAATAGAGCAGCCGCGGGAAGTGCCCCATGCTGCATTCGTTTTCTAGTAGTCTCGTTCATCCACTTTCACCTTTTGAGGGATCGCCGTTCCAAATCCGGGCTCGGTTCTTTGAATTTCCGATGTACGAAAAATTCATACATGGATGTATCATTTGAGTAGATTGGCCGGAAGCGATGAAAGATGCAGGAAAAAAGCAGGCAGCCTCACGGGTGGTGCAACGGCAGGCACGGGCGCTGAAAACCAGGGCCGATCTGATGCAGGCGGCGCGCAAGGTATTTGCGAAATCAGGTTTTGAGCAGGCCCGGCTCGAAGACATTGCACGTCTCGCAGGGAAGACGCGTGGGGCTTTTTACGCGAATTTCAAAGACAAGGAAGAGGTCTTTTTCGCCCTCTTCGAAGGAAGTCTTGAAGAAGACCGTGGTGTGCTGCATGAGGCCCTGAAGCGCTGCACCTCTATGAAGCAGCGGTTGCAAGTGTTCAGTAAGCATCTTGTGGAGGTGATCCACGACAGGGAACTCATCCTGCTGCATATTGAGTTCAAGACGTATGCGATCCGCAATCCGAAGCGGAAGCGTTTGGCGGAGCTGCTTACGAAGATGGTTGATCAATATGTGGCGCGCGAGGTGGGATCATTGATTCCCGCCCTTCAGAATGCGGATGCGCGCAGTGTTGTTTCTGGTGTGATCGATGGGCTGGCGTTGAATGTACTGTTCGATCCCGAACCGCCGTCTGATGCGGTGTTGGAGCAGGTTATCTTTGCGGTGCTGCAGCAGGTTGTGGGGAAAGCGTGATCGCACCTAGGGTGGGAGCAGCGGGCTTCAGCCCGCTGATAAGTATCCTCTAAACAAATGGGCTTTAGCCCTGGGCCTTCCTTCAAATCAGAAAAAGGCCCAGGGCTAAAGCCCATTTCTTACAAAGCGGATAAACCGTGGGCTGAAAGCCCACGGCTCCCACCTACTACCCTACGTGCCGCAGAAGGTTTTGCTGACGTACTCTTCGGGGCGGGCGGGAGTTGCGTAGGGTTCGAGACCTGGCCGTTCGTCGTAGGGTTGCGCTAGAACTTGCAGCAGATCTTCGAAGGGTTGGAAGTCCTGCTTCTCGGTTGCTGCTTCCAGCGCTGCCTCCACCAGGTGATTGCGCGGGATGTAGATGGGGTTGGTGCGGCGCATCAGCGCAGCGCGCTCTTCAGGTGAGAGATTCTCCTGCGCCAGGCGTTGGCGCCAGCGTGGCTCCCACTCGTCGAATGCGGCCGGGCTGGTGAACATGGAACGGACGCCGGCATTGCCTTCCGCGCCGGCGGCTGCATCGCAGAGACGCCGGAAGGTCAGCGTGTAGTCCGCCCGTTGTTCCATCATGCGATTGAGCAAATCCTCGATCAGGCTTGTGTCGCTCTCCTGCTCTGTTGTCAGGCCCAACTTCCGCCGCATGCCTGTGTTCAGCGCGGCTTCATAGTGTTTGCCGAACTGCTCCAGCGATTCGTAGGCGGAGGCGAGGCCGGCTTCATCGCCGCCTTCTTCTTCCACCAGGAGGGGAAGGATCGTCTCTGCGAGACGCGCCAGGTTCCAGTGCATCGCGTTTGGCTGGTTGCTGTAGGAATAGCGGCCCTGATGGTCGATCGAACTGAAGACCGTGCGCGGATGGTAGGCCTCCATGAAGGCGCATGGACCGTAGTCGATAGTCTCTCCGGAGATCGACGTATTGTCCGTATTCATCACGCCGTGAATGAAGCCGAGCAGCATCCACTGGGCTACAAGTTTTGCCTGGCGGGTGACGACTCCGTCCAGGAAGGCCCGGTAGCGGCGGGTTGCGGTAGCCGCCTCCGAATAATGCCGTTCGATGGCATAGTCGGCGAGTCGGCGGAGGGCGGCAACATCTCCCTGTGCGAAGAAGTACTGAAAGGTTCCAACACGGAGATGGCTTGCCGCGACGCGCGTCAGTACGGCTCCGGGGAGCACAGTCTCACGAAAGACAGCCTGGCCAGTGGTGACTGCGGCGAGCGATCGCGTTGTCGGCACACCTAATGTGGCCATAGCTTCGCTGACGATGTATTCCCGCAGGACCGGTCCGATTGCCGCGCGTCCATCGCCATTGCGCGAGAAGGGCGTGCGGCCCGAGCCTTTGAGCTGAATGTCATAGCGAATACCGTCCCGTCCCACAACCTCGCCGAGTAGGTTTGTCCTGCCATCGCCGAGCTGCCGCACAAAGTATCCGAACTGGTGGCCGGCATAGGCCATCGCGAGAGGCTCTGAGCCCTCAGCGACACGACTGCCTGCAAGTACAGCGACGCCCTCCGGGCTGGCCAGGGCTTCGGCATCCAATCCCAGCAGGTCGGCGAGTTGGAGGTTCAGCTTCACCAGCCGCGGAGTGGTGACTGGCGTGGGTGCAACCCGTGCGTAGAAGTTCTCCGGCAGCCGGGCATAGCTGTTCGCAAAGGGAATGCGAAGTGGCTTCAGGTCGCGATCCTCGGTCAGGCTCATCGTTCTATTTTCCCCGATCTGTGGCGAACGTGTTTTCATCGGAGTATGGTGCAACGCCGGGCAGGCAAGTTAAGCAGGCAGGGAGGTCCGGATGCGCCGCTCTATCGGGTTGCTCTTGTCATTGAAACCTCTACGCAGTTTGGCCGCACGCTGCTTGGCGGGATTGCGCAGTATATCCGCGAGACCGGGCCGTGGTCAGTGCTGTTTACGGACAGAGCCGTGAATGATGCTCCGCCAGCGTGGCTGTGCGATGCCAGGGTGGACGGCATTATCACCCGCGTTCCATCGCCGGCTATTCGCGAGATTGTGACCCGTAAGGGCGTTCCGGTGGTCGATCTGAACGAACAGACCGCCGATCTGGGTATTCCGCAGATCTCCAACGACCACTCCGCCGTCTCCCGCATGGCCGCGGATCATCTGTTGAAACGCGGCTACCAGAACTTCGCTTTCATTGGCCACTCCGGACATTCCTGGTCTGATGAGCGTGAACGTACCTTCGCCCGCATCCTGCGTACGAAAGGCTACCGCTGTTCCACATACGCGGACAGCAGACTGCAGGTCTCGGAGCTGCGGGAAGGTGTATGGAACACGGAACTGGATGCCCTGGTGCAGTGGGTGGCAAATCTGCCCAAACCGATTGGCATCATGGCCAGTACTGACTTTCGCGGATTGCAGGTGCTTACGGCCTGCCGCGTGGCAGGCATTGCTGTCCCAGAGACAGCCGCGGTTGTCGGTGTTGGAGCGGATGATATTGCCTGTGCCTTGTCGGACCCTCCGCTTTCGAGTGTCGTGCTGGATGCGTGGCGCATGGGGTATGAGGCCGCACATCTGCTTGACAGAATGATGCGTGGGGCGAAGATCCATCCGGGGTTTCAGAAGAGAATTCCACCGGTCGAGGTCTCGGTGCGGCGCTCGACCGACGGTATCGCCATCTCCGATCCGCTGGTGGCAAAGGCTGCCCGCTTTATTCAGGATCGCGTCACCTATGCAACACAGGTGAATGATGTGGTGCGATACGTCGGTGTTTCCGGGACGACGCTGCAGACGCGCTTTCGCAAAGAGCTGGGTAAATCCATTCACGATGTGATTCTGGAAACGCGGCTTCGCAGAGTGAGAGAGTTGCTGACGGAAACCGACCTGCCCTTAGCTGAAGTGGCATCGCGCTGTGGGTTCCGGCACATGGAATACCTTACCCAGATGATGAAGCTGCGCACCGGCTGGACTCCGGGACAGTACCGTAAACAGCACACCGTAGTGGGGCGCAAAGGGCATTCCTGAGCGTTGAAAATCTTATCTCGATAAGAAAACGAGTAGTTTTCGACAGGCGGATATCGCGCATAAAACCAAAGAATGAATGGGATTAGAGGCGTGTTACCGGTTGTTTTGGGATTCCTTTGTAAACCTTAAAAATAATCTCGCATTCACAAACGCTGGAAGCCGGTTGGATAGTCTGCGCTCATCGCCGCTACAGGAAGCGCTTTTGAGCATCGTTCGCATGCTCCGGCAGTGTGCCTTGTCTGGGATCGCAAGGCGCGCGCACGTATCAGAGAAAAGCTCCGGATGGCAGGCAGACAAGGAAAAGACCTATGCCACG
This genomic window from Terriglobus albidus contains:
- a CDS encoding protein adenylyltransferase SelO, with the translated sequence MSLTEDRDLKPLRIPFANSYARLPENFYARVAPTPVTTPRLVKLNLQLADLLGLDAEALASPEGVAVLAGSRVAEGSEPLAMAYAGHQFGYFVRQLGDGRTNLLGEVVGRDGIRYDIQLKGSGRTPFSRNGDGRAAIGPVLREYIVSEAMATLGVPTTRSLAAVTTGQAVFRETVLPGAVLTRVAASHLRVGTFQYFFAQGDVAALRRLADYAIERHYSEAATATRRYRAFLDGVVTRQAKLVAQWMLLGFIHGVMNTDNTSISGETIDYGPCAFMEAYHPRTVFSSIDHQGRYSYSNQPNAMHWNLARLAETILPLLVEEEGGDEAGLASAYESLEQFGKHYEAALNTGMRRKLGLTTEQESDTSLIEDLLNRMMEQRADYTLTFRRLCDAAAGAEGNAGVRSMFTSPAAFDEWEPRWRQRLAQENLSPEERAALMRRTNPIYIPRNHLVEAALEAATEKQDFQPFEDLLQVLAQPYDERPGLEPYATPARPEEYVSKTFCGT
- a CDS encoding DNA-binding transcriptional regulator; protein product: MVQRRAGKLSRQGGPDAPLYRVALVIETSTQFGRTLLGGIAQYIRETGPWSVLFTDRAVNDAPPAWLCDARVDGIITRVPSPAIREIVTRKGVPVVDLNEQTADLGIPQISNDHSAVSRMAADHLLKRGYQNFAFIGHSGHSWSDERERTFARILRTKGYRCSTYADSRLQVSELREGVWNTELDALVQWVANLPKPIGIMASTDFRGLQVLTACRVAGIAVPETAAVVGVGADDIACALSDPPLSSVVLDAWRMGYEAAHLLDRMMRGAKIHPGFQKRIPPVEVSVRRSTDGIAISDPLVAKAARFIQDRVTYATQVNDVVRYVGVSGTTLQTRFRKELGKSIHDVILETRLRRVRELLTETDLPLAEVASRCGFRHMEYLTQMMKLRTGWTPGQYRKQHTVVGRKGHS